TATCGACCGTGTGATTATTCTGAGCGAGTCACAGAAACGGGGGAAACCTGGAGGTCAGGAGGACTTTGGAAATGCTCTTAGCTCAAAAGAACAGTGAATACATAATGAGATGTTAAGGATGATTGGCAGCACGAGTGGTTACGTCCTAGTTGGCCTGACTCTAAAAGGTTTgtattctttttcttctttttcgcAGTGATGTGGGTTTGACTTTCACTTACTTTCTCATTCAGTCACATTCTCTTTATTACAGCCTCTTTCATTGAGGTCACATTCTGAAAATTGACTGTTGACGGCATAGTTTTAATCTTATGATAAAACACAGCTTCGTGCACAGGGTCTGATTTTAAAGGAGAATATATTGGAATTCTCTAAAGCTTCCACACTGTTTAGTTAAATTTCTCATTATTATGCAAACTGAAACCATCACATAGTGAATAACCTCTTCCTGATCCTGCAGGATGCCCCCTGGTTTAATCTTAGCTGCCTTCCTCCACTTGGCCACATCAAGTGCACATCCTATTGGTCAACCGTGCTTATATTCAGTCCTCCAGTCTGCTAGTCTGCAAGTGAACTGCAGTTCTTCAGGCCTCGTGGAGCTGCCTCCTCTGCCCTCAAACACCACAGAGCTCCACGTGCAGGACAATCGGCTGACCTCGGTGTCTCCGGGCCTGTTTGACGGACTGGTTGGTCTGAAAAAGGTCTCCCTGTCTGGGAACCCCTTCCACTGTGACTGCAGGATCCAGTACCTGAGGAGCTGGCTGCTGAAGAACAGAGCTGCCGTGTCCAAGCAGCCCACTTGTGCCAGTCCAAGCCCCGTGGCTCAGAAGGCCATCGCTGAACTCACAGATGAGTACTTCTCCTCCTGCGGCCTGCCGAGCTGCACCGGTGGGACCTACAGCGCAGCGATGGGAGCGATGCTGTGCTGCGtcctggctctgctgctgtggagcttGAGACTGGCCAAATCGTCCACCTTCACCCTTTACATAAACGACAGGCACGTGGGGCTCGGGGCCGACTCTCTGCGCTCACTGAAGCCCAAACACAGAAGGCGGTTGCACACCACACTGTCAGGAGTCAGTGCAGACTTGACTTCTTTCAGTTGTACACAGGAACTAGAAAGGCCTGTTATCAGCGTGGAGCTACTGCCACAAGTTCTGGATACGTTGCACAAGAAGcacaaaataaagataaaggCGACCTGAGCGACCTCCGTCTCTTCCAGGAATtaggtatttaaaaaaaatactacatgTGATAGAGGTGAGGCCAGTAACAAGGCAGCACAgtggatttatttaatttgttttatttttggcagTAAACTTGTTTTGCTGCTAAACCTTACAGTGTAACTTGGGAAAGTGTATTCTTAGTATTTTACTAATTTAGGCATGAAATGCACCACATAAATGTATCATCAACTTTATCTATGAACTATTTTGGCTTCTTATTGTGTTCGGAATGAATGAGACCTAACTCTATATCTTGGCGTTGTCCTACAGGTTGTGGATAAATCctgaatgaaaaaaagacaacgCACAAACTGTTGTGTAACCGTTCCTCACATTTTCTTTAGTTAAGGTATTTACAATGAGTGAATTGTTACAAATGTGGGACGGCAAAAGGATTTGATCGTCGTTTTACTTCTGGAATTTAATTTTCTACTTGATAATAAACAGGTTATGGCAGGAAATATATGGACACACTGATGAACGTCTCTGATCTGTGCAAATACTGGTCAACGCTAACACAGCTAGACATAATCCAGACAGACAGTACTCTTAAGAGGACAATATTGCACATCAAACAGTTGTAATTACAGTACAAGCATTACCATTATATTCATGCATAGATTTCCCAAGTTAAATGGATAAATgacttaaaatgaaatgataaaaaaaaaagtcaaagtaagaATAAaggtaaaatgttaaaatctcAATATGATTCATAAAAACACTTGTAATAAATATAGGATGATTTAAGGATTTGTAACAATCTAAAACATTACTATCATCTAAAAAAATACTTAGTAGGATAAAATAAGGCAGTTCTTAAACCTTTCGTTGATGAAAATCAGGAATTTAAAGACTTTcacaaaaacaatgcaaaagGGCAGTAGACATTAAAAGATTCACGATTGTTTTTCTCTAACGTTTGTCTCAGTGTTGAAAGTTTATGCGCTGTCAGGTGATAAAACAATGTCCACAGTGTTAGGTTCCTATGGGTTTACGCATTAAATGGTAAAATACCCAGTTTAATGCTCCACGCCTCCTCTGCCGGGGGCCTCGTATAAACATAAAGCATCTTAGCTGGAACTCTACTTAGGCACAAACTTCTCCTGCTCAAAGATCAGGTCGACGGCTTCCGCCACGTCCTGCACGATGTGGCCCGGTTCCACCAGCGCGGGGTCGAATCTGAAGTCCCGGTGCCCGTGGAACACCGTCTCTTTGATGCAGCGGTTCGCATCCGAGGGCACCTCCGCGTTGGGGTTGTAGACCCCCGTGCAGACCAGGACGGACTTACAGGACGTGGCAGAGGGCAGAGCCAGCTCGCTCTCCCACAGGTTGTCAATGTCCTCATCCTGGGGCACCGCAGTGGTGGATCCTGTGGCAGCTGCCATTTTAGCGACGGCTTTGGGGTTCTTCCTCGAAACTCTCTCCTCCAGGTAGCGGTTGTACAGATTGGCCCCATAGATGTCAGTCATAAGATTATCCCTGAGAAGAGGCAGTATGCACAAGTCAGACATGATATTAATATGTGCAACAAAGTTTTAATTTCCTGCTGCTCTATGCTTCTTCTCGGATAAATGAGCAATTCAAACGATTACATACTGaaggcacaaaaacacagaacaggTGTGCCGGCACAACAGAAGcaattgtgatttaaaaaaaaaaaaagctgaagtGAAACATGCCAGTTCTGAAATGACTGTGTGGTGTGTTCACTGTCACGCATGTATTTTCACACCAAATCATTGAGCAACATCTAAATAAAGTTACGTCCATtttatctgctgctctgtgcctGTTTCCAGTGCTTTCAGTTTCATTAGACTGCATCAAAAGTGTGGGGCAGTGTTTCCCATGTGTTGTTAACTACATAGACAGCAAAAAAAACTTGGTGTCTTACCCTATAGCATAAAGGGAAGTGATGGGAAGTTTCCATTGCCGCTCCATGGCCTGGCTTCTGATGAGGTACTCTGCAAAGTGGTAGGTCAGCTCGCTGGGTTTTCCCATGAGAGCCTCGTACTTCAGCTCTTTACCCGTAATCTTCTTATAGATGTTCTCTAGACACACGAGAAACGTCCCATGGCCAAACCTGTGACAGAACGAGACAGCAGAGGTTCAGAAAGGTGAATCTCCTCATTCATTTGGCAGCTTCCGAGGCCTGTGCTCGACTCGCTTGTGTTGATATGTACaattatttttacagtttccgTGACAACGCTTATTTCCAATGGTTACCGTGGAGAATTGGCCTCAGCCATCCACATGAGGTCCATGTTGCAGGTGAGCAGGGGGAGGTGAGGCCTCTTTTGGGTTTGGTGAACACTGCTGAGGTTACCGTTGGTCAACAGAATGTCGATTATCAGCTGCAGGTTGGTCTCCCATCGGATCGGCTCCCCGAACAGAATCACAGCTGTGTGGGAAAATATACAAGAAGTTGCATATCGCGGGCATAGTAAAACAATTCTCACAATACAAACGGCTATGAAacctttacaataaaataagatGTTCGTACCTTCAACCTTGGGATGGTTGACCACAGCACTggactgaaatgaaagaaggaaAAGTCAACACATGAccttataatatttatatttctacagCCCATTGTTCTATATCTCACCGGCAGTTTGGGTCTCCTGTTGTGATCCACCATGTCCAGCAATGGGTACGATTCCCTCAGCATATCGATACTCACAACATTATTAAAGCCCAAACTGTAGGAGAAATGACGAGCGTTATTCAAGtataacttttaaataaatcactcatagaataaacattaaaaactccAGGTTACTTTTTAGCTATTTCCAGAACTGGTCCCTGTCCCGACACCAGCACACACTTCTCATGGAACTTCTTGAACATCCTCAGTGGACTATGGGACATGATGACTTGATCTTGAGTGATCTGCAAACACAGCAAGTGTCAGGAGAGGTTAACAGCA
The sequence above is drawn from the Hippoglossus hippoglossus isolate fHipHip1 chromosome 7, fHipHip1.pri, whole genome shotgun sequence genome and encodes:
- the LOC117764828 gene encoding haloacid dehalogenase-like hydrolase domain-containing 5 isoform X1 → MRGLLSFCRGLHTLSNRQARRKAGIVGSRCGFCGTQSNSKPQPNFGLLFDIDGVLVRGRMPIPAAKKAFEKLVDSQGQFVVPVVFVTNAGNCLRQKKADQLSHILGVPITQDQVIMSHSPLRMFKKFHEKCVLVSGQGPVLEIAKNLGFNNVVSIDMLRESYPLLDMVDHNRRPKLPSSAVVNHPKVEAVILFGEPIRWETNLQLIIDILLTNGNLSSVHQTQKRPHLPLLTCNMDLMWMAEANSPRFGHGTFLVCLENIYKKITGKELKYEALMGKPSELTYHFAEYLIRSQAMERQWKLPITSLYAIGDNLMTDIYGANLYNRYLEERVSRKNPKAVAKMAAATGSTTAVPQDEDIDNLWESELALPSATSCKSVLVCTGVYNPNAEVPSDANRCIKETVFHGHRDFRFDPALVEPGHIVQDVAEAVDLIFEQEKFVPK
- the gp9 gene encoding platelet glycoprotein IX; the encoded protein is MPPGLILAAFLHLATSSAHPIGQPCLYSVLQSASLQVNCSSSGLVELPPLPSNTTELHVQDNRLTSVSPGLFDGLVGLKKVSLSGNPFHCDCRIQYLRSWLLKNRAAVSKQPTCASPSPVAQKAIAELTDEYFSSCGLPSCTGGTYSAAMGAMLCCVLALLLWSLRLAKSSTFTLYINDRHVGLGADSLRSLKPKHRRRLHTTLSGVSADLTSFSCTQELERPVISVELLPQVLDTLHKKHKIKIKAT
- the LOC117764828 gene encoding haloacid dehalogenase-like hydrolase domain-containing 5 isoform X2, with the protein product MPIPAAKKAFEKLVDSQGQFVVPVVFVTNAGNCLRQKKADQLSHILGVPITQDQVIMSHSPLRMFKKFHEKCVLVSGQGPVLEIAKNLGFNNVVSIDMLRESYPLLDMVDHNRRPKLPSSAVVNHPKVEAVILFGEPIRWETNLQLIIDILLTNGNLSSVHQTQKRPHLPLLTCNMDLMWMAEANSPRFGHGTFLVCLENIYKKITGKELKYEALMGKPSELTYHFAEYLIRSQAMERQWKLPITSLYAIGDNLMTDIYGANLYNRYLEERVSRKNPKAVAKMAAATGSTTAVPQDEDIDNLWESELALPSATSCKSVLVCTGVYNPNAEVPSDANRCIKETVFHGHRDFRFDPALVEPGHIVQDVAEAVDLIFEQEKFVPK